A single genomic interval of halophilic archaeon DL31 harbors:
- a CDS encoding hypothetical protein (KEGG: hbo:Hbor_18040 hypothetical protein), translating into MYDLHPRLDAEVEPGTNILFTGPPLTGKRSLCLDLLAEGVKNGEGAIAVTTKDSADRVLKDFAARTPYDGKPFAVVDCVTKQQGVSEVRQDDRIKYASSPVDMTGIGIQLSEFLQAFYQQRNIKKNRVMLHSLSTLLMYSDLQTVFRFLHVFTGRIQSVDGLGLFCIDSTAHDAQTLNTLKQLFDGVVETDESEKLTVRLANA; encoded by the coding sequence ATGTACGACCTTCACCCCCGCCTCGACGCCGAAGTAGAGCCGGGAACGAACATTCTGTTCACCGGCCCGCCGCTGACCGGGAAGCGCTCGCTCTGTCTCGACCTCCTTGCAGAGGGCGTGAAAAACGGTGAGGGCGCGATTGCGGTCACGACCAAGGACAGCGCCGACCGCGTCCTGAAGGATTTTGCCGCACGCACTCCCTACGACGGGAAACCGTTCGCGGTCGTCGACTGCGTCACGAAACAGCAGGGCGTCAGCGAGGTGCGGCAGGATGACCGCATCAAATACGCCTCCTCGCCGGTCGACATGACTGGGATCGGGATTCAGCTCTCGGAGTTCCTGCAGGCGTTCTACCAACAGCGCAACATCAAGAAGAATCGCGTGATGCTGCATTCGCTGTCGACACTGTTGATGTATTCGGACCTCCAGACGGTGTTCCGATTCCTCCACGTCTTCACCGGCCGTATCCAGAGCGTCGACGGTCTGGGGCTGTTCTGTATCGACTCGACGGCCCACGACGCCCAGACGCTCAACACGCTCAAACAGCTGTTCGACGGTGTCGTCGAGACAGACGAGAGCGAGAAACTCACGGTCCGCCTCGCGAACGCCTGA
- a CDS encoding CoA-binding domain protein (PFAM: CoA-binding~KEGG: hla:Hlac_1762 CoA-binding domain protein) — MAITDDDGLRELLAADTIAVVGCSTTEGKAAHDIPAYMQNNGYRIIPVNPFADEILGERAYDSLADVEAEIDLVDVFRPSEETPGVVDDVIARHEERSDAGAVWLQLGIASDEAEQRAEAAGLQFVQDRCLKVEHRRLLG, encoded by the coding sequence ATGGCTATCACCGACGACGACGGACTGCGAGAGCTGCTGGCGGCCGACACCATCGCGGTCGTTGGCTGCTCGACCACGGAAGGAAAAGCTGCCCACGACATCCCGGCGTACATGCAGAATAACGGCTACCGAATCATCCCGGTCAACCCCTTCGCCGATGAGATTCTGGGCGAGCGGGCCTACGACTCACTCGCGGACGTAGAGGCGGAAATCGACCTCGTCGACGTGTTCCGCCCGAGCGAGGAGACACCTGGCGTCGTCGACGACGTGATTGCTCGACACGAAGAGCGGAGCGACGCGGGCGCTGTCTGGCTCCAACTGGGCATCGCCAGCGACGAGGCCGAACAACGCGCTGAGGCGGCGGGGCTTCAGTTCGTGCAGGACCGCTGTCTGAAGGTGGAACACCGCCGTCTACTGGGCTGA
- a CDS encoding Cysteine synthase (KEGG: hla:Hlac_1763 pyridoxal-5'-phosphate-dependent protein beta subunit~PFAM: Pyridoxal phosphate-dependent enzyme, beta subunit), translating into MTTHREPLDSVLETIGETPLVRMHDSPDEVPVYAKLESFNPGASIKDRIGQYMLEGMLERGELAPGGTVIEPTAGNTGIGIAVAAGQLDLNAVFVVPERFSIEKQQLMRALGADVVNTPSEDGMPRAIDRAHELAEELDNAAVPQQFSNPLNVEAHYETTAPEIYDALDGDVGALVAGCGTAGTLMGMAQYGREQHADTHVVAVEPEGSLYGTLLGEERVEGEYKTEGIGTHDTSTNELFDPELVNTVHAIPDRESHAEVQRLAAEEGHLVGSSAGANAVAAKRVAQAIRDGEIDAPYDAVVTVFADSSERYLSKGIYGEYEEWED; encoded by the coding sequence ATGACCACGCATCGAGAACCGCTGGATTCGGTGCTCGAGACTATCGGGGAGACACCGCTCGTCCGTATGCACGACAGCCCCGATGAGGTGCCAGTCTATGCCAAACTGGAGTCGTTCAACCCCGGTGCCAGCATCAAAGACCGTATCGGGCAGTACATGCTCGAAGGGATGCTCGAGCGTGGGGAGCTTGCCCCGGGCGGTACGGTTATCGAACCCACCGCCGGCAACACCGGCATCGGCATCGCTGTCGCGGCCGGCCAACTCGACCTGAACGCGGTGTTCGTCGTCCCCGAGCGGTTCTCCATTGAGAAACAGCAGTTGATGCGAGCCCTTGGCGCAGACGTGGTGAACACGCCCAGCGAAGATGGGATGCCTCGGGCTATCGACCGCGCTCACGAACTCGCGGAGGAACTCGACAACGCCGCCGTCCCCCAGCAGTTCTCCAACCCGCTGAACGTCGAGGCCCACTACGAGACCACTGCACCCGAAATTTACGACGCGCTCGACGGCGACGTTGGCGCGTTGGTGGCTGGCTGTGGCACCGCCGGCACGCTGATGGGGATGGCCCAATACGGCCGCGAACAGCACGCCGACACCCATGTTGTCGCCGTCGAGCCGGAGGGCTCGCTCTACGGCACGCTGCTCGGTGAGGAGCGGGTGGAAGGCGAGTACAAGACCGAGGGCATCGGCACCCACGACACCTCGACCAACGAGCTGTTCGACCCCGAACTGGTGAACACGGTCCACGCGATTCCGGATCGGGAGTCACACGCGGAGGTCCAGCGGCTCGCCGCCGAGGAGGGCCATCTCGTTGGCTCCAGCGCAGGTGCGAACGCGGTCGCGGCCAAGCGGGTCGCCCAAGCTATCCGTGACGGGGAGATCGACGCCCCCTACGACGCCGTGGTGACGGTGTTCGCCGACTCCAGCGAGCGCTACCTCTCGAAGGGAATCTACGGCGAGTACGAGGAGTGGGAAGACTAG
- a CDS encoding hypothetical protein (KEGG: hvo:HVO_1440 hypothetical protein) produces the protein MGFGSTAKKLQTVAERAEKVYKRMNKLREEVKQTQETVDETKAAVESLEDELREQRAVLYAIAEGQGIDAQAVAAETHISEAEAEARAAEASESDANASSEEEAGGSADA, from the coding sequence ATGGGATTCGGAAGCACGGCCAAGAAACTCCAGACGGTCGCCGAGCGTGCGGAGAAGGTCTACAAACGGATGAACAAACTGCGGGAGGAGGTCAAGCAGACACAGGAAACTGTCGACGAGACCAAGGCCGCAGTCGAGAGCCTTGAGGACGAACTCCGCGAGCAGCGGGCGGTTCTCTACGCTATCGCGGAAGGGCAGGGTATCGACGCCCAGGCTGTCGCCGCAGAAACCCACATCTCCGAAGCCGAAGCGGAGGCACGGGCGGCCGAAGCGAGTGAATCAGACGCGAACGCCTCCAGTGAAGAGGAAGCTGGCGGCAGCGCCGACGCCTGA